The following are encoded in a window of Thermodesulfobacterium geofontis OPF15 genomic DNA:
- the aroC gene encoding chorismate synthase: MSGNTIGKLFRVTTFGESHGKALGAVIDGCPPGLSLTEEYIQKELEKRRPGKVSGQSPRKEKDKVEILSGVFEGYTIGTPIALLIYNVDVDSSAYEKIKNVFRPGHADFTYFIKYGGYRDYRGGGRSSGRETVARVAAGAVAKRVLEEYGIEVIAYTISLGGIEVKEKNLEVIYKNHLFCPDMSAYEKMCEKIEETKKEGDSLGGVVEVLAKGVPAGLGEPVFDKLSADLAKAICSIGAVKGIEMGAGFKVAYMKGSENNDPITPYGFLKNDAGGILGGISSGQDIIIRVAVKPIPSIKKIQKTINEKKEEVEISIGGRHDISAIPRIVPVIEAMVRIVLADHLLRQLANLAFQKRLKFPDFFKD; the protein is encoded by the coding sequence ATGAGCGGAAATACTATAGGAAAATTATTCAGAGTTACTACTTTTGGAGAATCTCATGGTAAAGCTCTTGGTGCAGTAATTGACGGATGTCCTCCTGGATTATCTCTTACAGAAGAGTATATTCAAAAAGAACTTGAAAAAAGAAGACCTGGAAAAGTTTCCGGTCAAAGTCCAAGAAAAGAAAAGGATAAAGTTGAAATTCTTTCCGGAGTTTTTGAAGGTTATACCATCGGAACTCCTATAGCTCTATTAATTTATAATGTGGATGTTGACTCATCAGCTTACGAAAAAATTAAAAATGTTTTTAGACCTGGGCATGCTGATTTTACCTATTTTATAAAATATGGAGGGTATAGAGATTATAGAGGTGGGGGTAGAAGTAGTGGAAGGGAAACAGTTGCAAGAGTTGCAGCAGGGGCTGTAGCAAAAAGGGTGTTAGAAGAATATGGAATTGAAGTTATAGCTTATACCATTTCTCTTGGAGGAATTGAAGTTAAAGAAAAAAATTTAGAAGTTATTTATAAAAATCATCTTTTTTGTCCAGATATGTCTGCCTATGAAAAAATGTGTGAAAAAATTGAAGAAACTAAAAAAGAAGGAGATTCATTAGGAGGAGTGGTTGAAGTTCTTGCAAAAGGTGTTCCCGCAGGATTAGGAGAACCTGTTTTTGACAAATTGAGTGCTGATCTTGCTAAAGCTATTTGTAGCATAGGTGCAGTAAAAGGTATAGAAATGGGAGCAGGTTTTAAAGTTGCTTATATGAAAGGTTCAGAAAATAATGATCCTATAACTCCCTATGGATTTTTAAAAAATGATGCAGGAGGCATTCTTGGAGGAATTTCTTCAGGACAAGATATAATTATTAGAGTTGCTGTGAAACCTATTCCAAGTATAAAAAAAATCCAAAAAACCATAAATGAAAAAAAAGAGGAAGTTGAAATTTCTATAGGAGGAAGACACGATATTTCTGCAATCCCAAGAATTGTTCCAGTGATAGAAGCAATGGTAAGAATTGTCCTTGCAGATCATTTACTAAGACAACTTGCTAATCTTGCTTTTCAAAAAAGACTAAAATTTCCTGATTTTTTTAAGGATTAG
- the ispD gene encoding 2-C-methyl-D-erythritol 4-phosphate cytidylyltransferase produces the protein MIIAVIPSAGKGERFNSKKPKQFLEIKGKPLFIYTLQKFEKHPQIDGIVLSVSPEYIKETEKLISFYNLKKVLKITEGGKTRQESVFKGIKVSPPETEIFLIHDAVRPFVSLALISEVIENTKIFGACVPAIPVRDTLNRVFLREVKENVDRTNLFCIQTPQGIRAKILRHLLERAQKENLIFSDESTLLSHYGYRVRIVDGSFINYKITYPEDLFLAEKLIDCKIEDLL, from the coding sequence ATGATTATAGCTGTTATTCCTTCAGCTGGTAAAGGGGAAAGATTTAATTCTAAAAAACCCAAACAATTTTTAGAAATAAAAGGAAAGCCCCTTTTTATTTATACCCTTCAAAAATTTGAAAAACATCCTCAGATAGATGGAATTGTGCTTAGCGTTTCTCCTGAATATATAAAGGAAACCGAAAAGCTTATATCTTTTTATAATTTAAAAAAAGTTTTAAAAATTACCGAAGGCGGTAAAACAAGACAAGAATCTGTTTTTAAAGGAATTAAAGTTTCCCCTCCTGAAACTGAAATATTTCTTATTCATGATGCAGTTAGACCTTTCGTCTCTTTAGCATTAATAAGTGAAGTAATTGAAAATACTAAAATATTTGGGGCTTGTGTCCCTGCTATTCCTGTTAGAGATACTCTAAATAGAGTATTTCTCCGAGAGGTTAAAGAAAATGTTGATAGAACTAATCTTTTCTGTATTCAAACTCCTCAAGGAATAAGGGCTAAAATTTTAAGACACCTTCTTGAAAGAGCTCAAAAAGAAAACCTTATCTTTTCTGATGAAAGCACTCTTCTTTCACACTATGGATACAGGGTTAGAATTGTAGATGGTTCCTTTATAAATTATAAAATTACCTATCCCGAAGATCTTTTTCTTGCAGAAAAATTAATTGATTGTAAAATAGAAGACCTGCTATAG
- a CDS encoding aconitate hydratase, with product MGLTLTHKILESHLVSGKLAPGEEIAIKIDQTLTQDATGTMAYLEFEAIGINRVKTELSVSYVDHNILQTDFKNADDHRFLLSIAKRYGIWFSKPGNGICHQVHLERFAKPGKTLLGSDSHTPTAGGCGMIAIGAGGLDVAMAMAEYPFYLKMPKIVGVYLYGKLQPWVSARDVALYLLSKLTVKGGRNKILEYFGPGIKTLTVPERATICNLGTETGATTSIFPSDELTFFWLKAQNREEDYIELKPDEDAQYDEIIEIDLSKIEPLCACPSSPDNVKKVAEEAGKPVAQVIIGSCANSSLKDLLIVSKILENHKVHPDVSFEINPGSIQVLENLVALSAFKNLLKAGARIHQCGCLGCIGMGQAPPTNSISLRTFTRNFPGRSGTSPDFIYLVSPETATASAIRGVITDPRELGDYPEIIIPEKFIINDSMLIPPLPEEEAQKVEIIRGPNIVPLPPFDPLPENLEGIFLLKVGDNITTDHIMPAGAQILPLRSNLPAISEYVYKNLDPEFSKKALEIKNKGLTIGIVGGENYGQGSSREHAALAPRYLGVRIKLAKSFARIHRSNLINFGILPLVFEKKEDYNQIEQGDVFFIKDIRKALLEGEKKIKIIIKGKGEISVILDLSERERNSVLAGSLLNLAKK from the coding sequence ATGGGATTAACTCTTACTCATAAAATCCTTGAAAGTCATTTAGTATCTGGGAAACTTGCCCCGGGAGAAGAGATCGCTATAAAAATAGACCAAACATTAACTCAGGATGCAACAGGAACTATGGCTTATCTTGAATTTGAAGCTATAGGAATTAATAGAGTTAAAACGGAACTTTCTGTTTCTTATGTAGATCATAATATTTTACAAACAGATTTTAAAAATGCAGATGACCATAGATTTCTTTTAAGTATTGCTAAAAGATATGGAATATGGTTTTCCAAACCAGGAAATGGCATATGTCACCAGGTTCATTTAGAAAGATTTGCAAAGCCTGGAAAAACACTTCTTGGCTCTGATAGTCATACTCCTACTGCTGGCGGATGCGGGATGATTGCTATAGGCGCAGGTGGGCTTGATGTAGCTATGGCTATGGCAGAATATCCTTTCTATTTAAAAATGCCTAAAATTGTAGGAGTTTATTTATATGGAAAACTTCAGCCCTGGGTTTCTGCAAGAGATGTAGCTCTTTATTTACTTTCTAAGCTTACAGTAAAAGGTGGAAGAAATAAAATTTTAGAATATTTTGGTCCAGGGATTAAAACTCTTACTGTTCCTGAAAGAGCAACTATATGTAATCTTGGAACTGAAACCGGGGCAACAACAAGTATCTTTCCCTCTGATGAATTAACTTTTTTTTGGTTAAAAGCCCAAAATAGAGAAGAAGATTATATAGAACTTAAACCTGATGAAGATGCTCAATATGATGAAATTATTGAAATTGATCTTTCAAAAATTGAACCTCTCTGTGCCTGTCCCTCCTCTCCTGATAATGTTAAAAAAGTTGCTGAAGAAGCTGGAAAACCGGTAGCTCAAGTAATTATAGGCTCTTGTGCTAATTCATCTTTAAAAGATCTTCTAATAGTTTCAAAAATCCTTGAAAATCATAAGGTTCATCCAGATGTTTCTTTTGAAATTAACCCAGGTTCTATTCAGGTTTTAGAAAATTTAGTAGCCCTTTCTGCATTTAAAAACCTTTTAAAAGCTGGTGCTCGTATTCATCAATGTGGATGCCTTGGATGTATAGGAATGGGACAAGCTCCTCCTACTAATTCTATTTCCTTAAGAACTTTTACCAGAAATTTCCCAGGAAGATCAGGAACCTCACCTGACTTTATATATCTTGTTTCTCCCGAAACAGCCACTGCATCAGCTATAAGAGGAGTAATAACTGATCCGAGAGAATTAGGAGATTATCCTGAAATTATAATCCCGGAAAAATTTATTATAAATGATTCAATGCTTATTCCACCTTTACCAGAAGAGGAAGCTCAAAAAGTAGAAATTATAAGAGGACCTAATATTGTTCCCCTCCCACCCTTTGATCCACTTCCTGAAAACTTAGAAGGGATTTTTCTTTTAAAAGTGGGAGATAATATTACTACCGATCATATAATGCCTGCAGGTGCTCAGATTTTACCTTTAAGAAGTAATCTTCCTGCTATAAGTGAATATGTATATAAAAACTTAGATCCTGAATTTTCTAAAAAAGCTTTAGAAATAAAAAATAAAGGTTTAACTATAGGAATTGTAGGTGGAGAAAATTACGGACAAGGTTCTTCAAGAGAACATGCAGCTCTTGCCCCAAGATATTTAGGGGTAAGAATAAAACTTGCTAAAAGTTTTGCAAGAATTCATAGAAGTAATCTTATAAATTTTGGCATACTCCCTCTTGTTTTTGAAAAAAAAGAAGATTATAACCAAATTGAACAGGGAGATGTTTTCTTTATAAAAGATATTAGGAAGGCTCTTTTAGAAGGAGAAAAAAAGATAAAAATAATTATTAAAGGTAAAGGAGAAATATCAGTAATTTTAGATCTAAGTGAAAGAGAGAGAAATTCTGTTCTTGCAGGATCTCTTTTAAATTTAGCAAAAAAATAA
- a CDS encoding lytic murein transglycosylase, with translation MKNKVPEEYIESIFSSPQLTYLPDIMIKSLTWKETELPYSQFLENERIERAKAFIEENKTLLEDIEFVFGVEKEVIVAIFLVETDLGKKTGKFPVINVFYSLALSGEKELFEKFINGSEISLNDENIKKRLEKRSNWGYKELLYFIEIAYLNNWDPFSIKGSIFGAFGFPQFVPKSYLIYGYDWDKDGKIDLYSIPDALASIANYLKKEGYKKEESLEYKKKIIMKYNISEPYANTVLAIAEKLKN, from the coding sequence TTGAAAAACAAAGTTCCTGAGGAGTATATAGAAAGCATTTTTTCTTCTCCTCAATTAACTTATCTTCCCGATATAATGATAAAAAGTTTAACTTGGAAAGAGACAGAACTTCCCTACTCTCAATTTTTAGAAAATGAAAGGATTGAGAGAGCTAAAGCTTTTATAGAAGAAAACAAAACCCTTTTAGAAGATATAGAATTTGTATTTGGTGTAGAAAAAGAAGTGATAGTTGCCATTTTTCTTGTAGAAACTGATCTTGGCAAAAAAACAGGAAAATTTCCTGTAATAAATGTATTTTATAGTTTAGCTCTCTCTGGAGAAAAGGAACTTTTTGAAAAATTTATTAATGGTTCGGAAATTTCTCTTAATGATGAAAATATTAAAAAAAGATTAGAAAAGAGAAGTAATTGGGGATATAAAGAACTTCTTTATTTTATAGAAATAGCCTATTTAAATAATTGGGATCCCTTTTCTATAAAAGGTTCTATTTTTGGAGCCTTTGGTTTTCCTCAATTTGTTCCTAAAAGTTATTTAATTTATGGTTACGATTGGGATAAAGATGGAAAGATTGATTTATATAGTATTCCTGATGCCTTGGCAAGTATAGCTAATTATCTCAAAAAAGAAGGATATAAAAAAGAAGAAAGTTTAGAGTATAAAAAGAAAATAATAATGAAGTATAATATAAGCGAACCCTATGCAAATACAGTTTTAGCTATAGCAGAAAAACTTAAAAATTAA
- a CDS encoding DUF2703 domain-containing protein, which yields MNTLKIKWQRLLINGKTCPRCKLTEEELEKDISILKQYLNPLGIEIICRTIKVGNRVYETIPAELIVKAGLLAALQLIKK from the coding sequence ATGAACACATTAAAAATTAAATGGCAAAGGCTTTTAATTAATGGAAAAACATGTCCAAGATGTAAGTTAACTGAGGAAGAACTTGAAAAGGATATTTCTATCCTTAAGCAATACCTTAACCCTTTAGGGATAGAAATAATTTGTAGAACTATTAAAGTAGGAAATAGGGTTTACGAAACAATTCCTGCTGAGTTAATAGTTAAAGCTGGACTTCTTGCAGCTTTACAATTGATAAAAAAATGA
- a CDS encoding CTP synthase, with protein MRSPRNIRKLHTKFIFITGGVLSSLGKGLAAASIGALLEARGLRVTLQKLDPYINVDPGTMNPFQHGEVYVTEDGAETDLDLGHYERFTSAQMGVKNNYTSGKIYYSVIKKERKGIYLGGTVQIIPHVTDEIKACILDLASPQIDVAIVEIGGTVGDIESLPFLEAIRQLGYELGKENALYIHLTYVPYIKTAGELKTKPTQHSVKELRAIGIQPDIILCRTDRFLPPEIKKKIALFCNVEEDAVITAKDVDCIYEIPLIFHKEGLDDKIIEYLNMWTREPDLHVWEEIVKTYKNPEDEVTIGIVGKYVSLKDSYKSLNEALIHGGLANKLRVNLKFINADELTPENIETYLGDVDGILVPGGFGIRGIEGKILAINYARIKKIPFLGICLGMQLAVIEFARNVLGWKEAHSTEFDKNTPYPVIYLMKEWYDYRTGRIEKREEGCDLGGTMRLGAYPCVIKPGSKVWEAYQKEEVFERHRHRYEFNNAYREAIEKAGLKVVGCSPNGELVEIVELEDHPWFVGVQFHPEFKSKPTNPHPLFKSFIKFSYQNKLSRGVKKV; from the coding sequence ATGAGATCTCCAAGGAATATTAGAAAACTTCATACTAAATTTATTTTTATTACTGGAGGAGTTTTATCTTCTTTAGGAAAGGGATTAGCAGCTGCATCTATAGGTGCCTTACTTGAGGCTCGTGGGCTAAGAGTTACCCTTCAAAAACTTGATCCTTATATAAATGTAGATCCAGGAACTATGAATCCTTTCCAACATGGAGAAGTATATGTAACAGAAGATGGAGCAGAAACAGATCTTGATCTGGGACATTATGAAAGATTTACCTCAGCACAAATGGGTGTTAAAAACAATTATACTTCTGGGAAAATTTACTATTCAGTTATTAAAAAAGAAAGGAAAGGAATATATTTAGGAGGAACTGTCCAAATTATTCCTCATGTGACAGATGAAATAAAAGCTTGTATTCTTGATCTTGCAAGTCCTCAAATTGACGTAGCCATAGTAGAAATAGGTGGAACTGTAGGAGATATTGAAAGCCTTCCTTTTTTAGAAGCCATAAGACAACTTGGATATGAATTAGGGAAAGAAAACGCTTTATATATTCATCTTACCTATGTTCCTTATATCAAAACTGCAGGAGAACTTAAAACTAAACCGACACAACATAGTGTAAAAGAATTAAGAGCTATCGGAATTCAGCCTGATATAATTCTTTGTAGAACTGATAGATTCTTACCTCCTGAGATAAAGAAAAAAATTGCTCTTTTTTGTAATGTAGAAGAAGATGCTGTAATAACAGCAAAAGATGTAGATTGTATTTATGAAATACCTCTTATTTTCCATAAAGAAGGACTTGATGACAAAATTATAGAATATTTAAATATGTGGACAAGAGAACCAGATTTACATGTATGGGAAGAAATAGTTAAAACTTATAAAAATCCAGAAGACGAAGTTACCATCGGAATTGTAGGAAAATATGTAAGTCTTAAAGACTCTTATAAGTCTTTAAATGAAGCTCTCATTCATGGGGGTCTGGCAAATAAATTAAGGGTAAATTTAAAATTTATAAATGCAGATGAATTAACTCCAGAAAATATAGAGACTTATTTAGGAGATGTAGATGGAATTCTTGTTCCTGGTGGTTTTGGTATAAGGGGTATAGAAGGAAAAATCCTTGCTATAAACTATGCAAGAATTAAAAAGATACCTTTTTTAGGAATATGTTTAGGAATGCAACTTGCTGTAATTGAATTTGCTAGAAATGTTCTTGGATGGAAAGAAGCTCATTCTACAGAATTTGATAAAAATACACCTTATCCAGTAATTTATTTAATGAAGGAATGGTATGATTATAGAACTGGTCGCATAGAAAAGAGAGAGGAAGGATGTGATCTTGGAGGAACTATGCGTTTAGGAGCTTACCCATGTGTTATTAAGCCAGGATCTAAGGTATGGGAAGCCTACCAAAAAGAGGAAGTATTTGAAAGACATAGACATCGTTACGAATTTAATAATGCTTATAGAGAAGCTATAGAAAAAGCTGGATTAAAAGTTGTGGGATGTTCTCCAAATGGAGAATTAGTAGAAATAGTAGAACTGGAAGATCATCCCTGGTTTGTGGGGGTTCAATTTCACCCTGAATTTAAATCTAAACCAACCAACCCTCATCCCCTTTTTAAATCCTTTATTAAATTTTCTTATCAAAATAAGCTTAGTCGTGGAGTAAAAAAGGTTTGA
- a CDS encoding PHP domain-containing protein encodes MIDLHTHSTASDGTFSPEELVYLAKKEKLQALALTDHDTIDGLKPAYNTAKDLGLPFLCGVEISIKFEGPGHFHLLGYFLEPEIPKINDTLLKLKKAREERNKKMIEKLNNLGIKITLEELKEIAQGEIGRPHIANLLVKKGFVKSFEEAFQKYLKKGALAYVPKALLLPEEGIKLILEAKGIPVLAHPITLKLNLLELKEYIKLLKNFGLMGIEVFYPEHTADFTKFLIECAKELGLLLTGGSDFHGENKPDIKLGKGLNNLNVPFECYKNLEKALKNL; translated from the coding sequence TTGATAGATCTTCATACCCACTCAACAGCTTCAGATGGAACCTTTTCTCCTGAGGAATTAGTTTACCTTGCTAAAAAAGAAAAATTACAAGCCCTTGCTCTTACTGATCATGATACAATAGATGGCTTAAAACCTGCTTATAATACCGCCAAGGATTTAGGTCTTCCTTTTTTATGTGGAGTAGAAATAAGTATTAAATTTGAAGGACCTGGACATTTTCATCTTTTAGGATATTTTTTAGAGCCTGAAATCCCAAAAATAAATGACACTCTTTTAAAACTCAAAAAAGCTCGAGAAGAAAGAAATAAAAAAATGATTGAAAAATTAAATAATCTCGGCATAAAGATAACTTTAGAAGAGTTAAAAGAAATTGCCCAGGGAGAAATAGGAAGACCTCACATAGCAAATCTTTTAGTTAAAAAAGGTTTTGTTAAGTCTTTTGAAGAGGCTTTTCAAAAATATTTAAAAAAAGGAGCTCTTGCTTATGTACCTAAAGCACTTCTTTTACCTGAAGAAGGTATCAAATTAATTCTTGAGGCAAAAGGAATTCCTGTTCTTGCTCACCCTATAACTTTAAAATTAAATCTTTTAGAATTAAAAGAATATATTAAATTACTTAAAAATTTTGGATTAATGGGAATAGAAGTGTTTTACCCTGAACATACAGCAGATTTTACTAAATTTTTAATTGAATGTGCTAAGGAATTAGGATTGTTATTAACTGGAGGAAGTGATTTTCACGGAGAAAATAAGCCTGATATAAAATTAGGAAAGGGCTTAAACAATCTAAATGTACCCTTTGAATGCTATAAAAATTTAGAAAAAGCACTGAAAAATCTCTAA
- the nadA gene encoding quinolinate synthase NadA: MNKEKLIEKILKLKKQRKAIILAHNYQPPEIQDIADLRGDSLELSLKASKTDAEIIVFCGVFFMAETAKIVSPKKKVLLPVKEVPCEMADMITPEDVIALKNKYPSAPIVTYVNSYAEIKALSDICCTSANAVKVVGTLKEKTVIMLPDMNLAQYTQRFYPDKKIIYHEGFCPFHHFLTPEEVIKAKEKHPSAIFIAHPECRPEVIDLADYVASTSGMLRLAKELPYKEFIIGTEVGLLYPLSKENPDKKFYHPSPEKMVCPSMKKISLENVLNALENLEFEIDLPEEIIKNAYSAVKKMLEIV, encoded by the coding sequence ATGAATAAAGAAAAGTTGATAGAAAAAATTTTAAAATTGAAGAAACAAAGAAAAGCCATTATTCTTGCTCATAATTATCAACCCCCTGAAATTCAAGATATAGCAGATTTAAGAGGAGATTCCTTAGAATTAAGTTTAAAAGCAAGTAAAACTGATGCAGAAATTATAGTATTTTGTGGTGTATTTTTTATGGCAGAAACAGCAAAAATTGTTTCTCCTAAGAAAAAGGTGTTACTACCTGTTAAAGAAGTCCCCTGTGAAATGGCAGATATGATAACTCCTGAAGACGTAATAGCTTTAAAAAACAAATATCCTTCTGCTCCAATTGTAACCTATGTAAATTCTTATGCTGAAATAAAAGCTCTTAGCGATATTTGCTGTACCTCGGCTAATGCAGTAAAAGTAGTTGGCACATTAAAAGAAAAAACAGTAATTATGCTTCCAGATATGAATTTAGCTCAATACACTCAGAGATTTTATCCAGATAAAAAAATTATTTATCATGAAGGTTTTTGCCCTTTCCATCATTTTTTAACTCCTGAAGAGGTAATAAAAGCTAAAGAGAAACATCCTTCTGCTATATTTATAGCTCATCCTGAATGTCGTCCCGAAGTAATTGATCTTGCGGATTATGTAGCTTCAACCAGTGGAATGTTAAGGCTTGCTAAAGAACTTCCTTATAAGGAATTTATTATAGGAACAGAAGTTGGTCTTCTTTATCCTTTAAGTAAAGAAAATCCAGATAAAAAATTTTATCATCCTTCTCCAGAAAAGATGGTATGTCCTTCTATGAAAAAAATTTCTTTAGAAAATGTATTAAATGCTTTAGAAAACTTAGAGTTTGAAATAGATCTCCCAGAAGAAATTATAAAAAATGCCTATTCTGCTGTTAAAAAAATGTTAGAAATTGTTTAA
- a CDS encoding cell division protein ZapA, which yields MQKAKEISFEFLGQTFLFRSHVPEEEVKEVLEYLEDKKREVENFKKVPTFKLAVWLLLQVAHDYIKIKKEKEALERCIKTQLNKMGEFLEKERLSWGVREDEVDLPS from the coding sequence ATGCAAAAAGCTAAAGAAATAAGTTTTGAATTTTTAGGTCAAACCTTCCTTTTCCGGTCTCATGTTCCGGAAGAGGAAGTTAAAGAAGTTTTGGAATATTTAGAAGATAAAAAAAGGGAAGTAGAAAATTTTAAAAAGGTTCCTACTTTTAAATTAGCTGTTTGGCTTCTTTTACAAGTTGCACATGATTATATAAAAATTAAAAAAGAAAAAGAAGCTTTAGAAAGGTGTATTAAAACTCAACTTAATAAAATGGGAGAGTTTTTAGAAAAAGAAAGGTTATCCTGGGGTGTCCGTGAGGATGAAGTTGACCTGCCAAGCTAA
- the rny gene encoding ribonuclease Y: MNILLGIIIGFVIALFLLGIYLYIQKKKELEAKKTVENLIKDAEQKAKEILEKAEKDAKLKLQQAEIEIKEKLLAHKHALEKEFEKKVKEVSLKEERLLHKEETLIKKEETLERKLKEVEDLKALIEAEKKQIDEILKQTKEELERISGLTEKEAKELLLKKIEEELKEEKAKLIMKYENETKEEAKRKSQEILAYAISKAAVLFVTEKTVSVVQLPNEEMKGRIIGREGRNIRTFETLTGVDLLIDDTPEVVVLSCLDPLRREIARIALERLIADGRIHPSRIEEVVKQVEEEMEHHLMEVGEKACFELGIYGLHPELIKMIGKLKYRTSYSQNVLQHSIETAIICGALASELGMDAKKARRAALLHDIGKASSYEMEGPHALIGAEIARKYGEEEDIVNAIASHHEDIPITSLLGIILQISDAISGARPGARRELLEAYIKRIKELEAIASSFEGVEKAFAIQAGREIRVIVDDKKISDEEAYILAREIAQKIEKELTYPGIIRVTVIRETRAIEYAK; encoded by the coding sequence ATGAATATCCTTTTGGGGATAATAATTGGATTTGTAATTGCTCTCTTTTTATTGGGGATTTATTTATATATTCAAAAAAAGAAAGAATTAGAAGCAAAAAAGACAGTAGAAAACCTTATTAAAGATGCTGAACAAAAAGCTAAAGAAATCTTAGAAAAAGCTGAAAAAGATGCTAAATTAAAACTTCAACAAGCAGAAATTGAAATAAAAGAAAAACTTTTAGCCCATAAGCACGCTTTAGAAAAAGAATTTGAAAAAAAAGTAAAAGAAGTCTCTTTAAAAGAGGAAAGGCTCCTTCATAAAGAAGAAACTCTTATCAAAAAAGAAGAAACTTTAGAAAGGAAATTAAAAGAAGTTGAAGATCTAAAAGCCCTTATTGAGGCTGAAAAAAAACAAATTGATGAAATATTAAAGCAAACAAAAGAAGAATTAGAAAGAATTTCCGGACTTACAGAAAAGGAGGCTAAGGAATTACTTCTCAAAAAAATAGAAGAGGAATTAAAAGAGGAAAAAGCAAAACTTATTATGAAATACGAAAACGAAACTAAAGAAGAGGCTAAAAGAAAATCCCAAGAAATTTTAGCTTATGCCATTTCAAAAGCTGCTGTGCTTTTTGTAACAGAAAAAACAGTCTCTGTCGTTCAACTTCCAAATGAAGAAATGAAAGGAAGAATAATTGGAAGAGAAGGAAGAAATATAAGAACTTTCGAAACTTTAACCGGCGTTGACCTTTTAATAGACGATACTCCTGAGGTTGTGGTTCTATCATGTTTAGATCCTTTAAGAAGAGAAATCGCTCGTATTGCTTTAGAAAGACTTATAGCAGATGGAAGAATACATCCCTCAAGAATTGAAGAAGTTGTTAAACAGGTAGAAGAGGAAATGGAGCATCATCTAATGGAGGTAGGAGAAAAGGCTTGTTTTGAATTGGGAATTTATGGACTCCATCCTGAACTCATTAAAATGATTGGAAAATTAAAATATAGAACAAGTTACAGTCAAAATGTTTTGCAACATTCAATTGAAACAGCCATAATTTGTGGAGCCTTAGCAAGTGAACTAGGAATGGATGCAAAAAAAGCAAGAAGAGCTGCACTACTTCATGATATAGGAAAAGCTTCTTCCTATGAAATGGAAGGTCCTCATGCATTAATAGGTGCTGAAATAGCAAGAAAATATGGAGAAGAGGAAGATATTGTAAATGCAATAGCTTCTCATCATGAAGATATTCCCATTACGAGTTTATTAGGAATAATCTTGCAAATATCTGATGCTATATCTGGAGCAAGACCAGGAGCAAGAAGAGAGTTATTAGAAGCTTATATAAAAAGAATAAAAGAACTTGAAGCAATTGCTTCCTCTTTTGAGGGGGTAGAAAAAGCTTTTGCTATACAAGCTGGAAGAGAAATAAGAGTTATAGTAGATGATAAAAAAATAAGTGATGAAGAAGCCTATATATTAGCCCGTGAAATTGCTCAAAAAATAGAAAAAGAATTGACCTATCCAGGAATTATAAGAGTAACTGTAATTAGAGAGACAAGAGCTATTGAATATGCCAAATAA